The Bradysia coprophila strain Holo2 unplaced genomic scaffold, BU_Bcop_v1 contig_297, whole genome shotgun sequence DNA window CCTCCTCTATCTCGACGAAAAATTCACTCGTTTATTGTGCATTCTATATGCGTACGTGACGCTTGATGTTACTATAAATCTACGAAATAATTGATTTAATGTACCATCATCTTTACATGTTATAAAAGTTTACCATAATTTGCTTGATTATTTGTCGTCCAATTTGTAACTTTGTATCATTTTTGATCGTCGAAGTAATAAAAAGCAATTGTCTGTTGTTGGGGTTCATTATTGTTGTTGAGAGTGCGGTGTTTTGTGTTCGGAATGGTTTAAAAGTTACAAATGATAAGGGCGTTTGTTGCAACATGAGATACAGAATATTTGTGGGAACTGGTTTCGGATTTAGCAAAATTTTATCTCGTTGCATTATCTGTGTGAGAAGAGGCTGCGCTGCACCAATCACAAAAGTACAATGTTATATGTGGGTAATAACCGCTGGTATTGTTAGTAGACATTTAGATGCAATTTcactttctttctttttttatactGAATGTAGAATGCACACTGCACAAGTGTGATCAAAGTTGCTTAGttgctttgttttgttttgtttaagttCTAAACGAGATGGATGAATAAGGTAGATTCTGGAGGCAAAAGATTACACGCGCAGTACTTGCAATGCTGAATGTCTAGTGGAAGCCTTTGAAACCAATAATGCTCTGACCTCGAATCGCCAGTGATACGGATCAGAAGCATCACCTTgtttaatattttcgaaacCACAAGCAAATTATTaagtctgttacttcatttgagtAAAACATGGCCTggtgatacaaaatctattacttcagtaTTTTTATCTTATGCATTTCGTTATATAAGAGAACGTAAGTCAGATTTATCGTTTAATCTTATCGTCGATATCAAAAGCAgatgaaatacgaaattagTTGCTCGTCTTGGTTCCATTTGACATTCCTAATGGGCAACGCACTAGCCTTCCAACAAAATGATCCCATTTCGATTCCTATGTCGTCAGACATGGAATGTCTATCGCGATAACACAACATTGGTACTGCACTTGCTACAGGCCGCGAAAGACTGTCAGTGAGGTCTCTAAacgaacaaaatcaaaaacaaaaacatcccGAAAATATTCCCTGTGCGAGGCTCTGGGTCAATTTCCCTAACTAAACtcaattttcgtttaacaaaATTCTCTTTATTCATTCAAACGGAGGTAGACCGAAAACTTCCGGTTGAAATTCGGCCAACGAATTCAAAACCAGCGTAGCTTCTTTTCGCTGCTCGTCAGCTATAATCACATCCGGTACCATTACACATTGCATTCCCGCTGCTACGGCTGCTTTCACTCCATTCGGTGCATCTTCGAATACCAAGCAGTCACTCGCACTGGGCTTAGTCGCAAAACGACTGGCAGCTATGAGAAATATGTCCGGTGCTGGTTTTCCATGTTTCACTTCTGGATCCGTTGAGCCCATTACTTTGTGACTGAATAAGTCGAACAGATGTTGGTGGCTcctcatttttatttcagcAATATCCAGACTAGCGCTTGTTGCCAAACAAAATGGTACATTGTGTTGATGTAAATGTTTGATCAGTTGTTCGGCACCTTTTAATAAACTTACGTTCAGAAATCGTTGCCGGCATAACCGGTAAAATTGATCAAGAAATTCGTCTTCCGTTATCGGTAAGCTCAGGTCTCCGACGATAATTTTCGCAAACATTTGATCTGTTCGTcccataattttcaatttcaaatcgtCGGAGTACACTTTGTCGTACGATTCGATGATGTCGCCTAAGACTGTGTCGTAGATGGGCTCAGTATCGAGTAACAGGCCGTCCATGTCAAAAATCACATGAGATACGGGTCTCATTTCGATGAAAATCAGAATAACTGCGaaagattttcaaataatcAAGAGACGAAAAACCGTGTTCGATTGATGTTTATTCCGATGAGACTGAAACAAATGCTTTACGAAATATCTTTACAGATAGCGGTCTTCTTACGATAACTCGCAGAAAGTGTAAACCGGTTGTTATCATATCATATATTTAGTCTGGCAAActcgtaaacaaaaaaattcgatGGGAGTTGCGGGAACTATGAAATTAAATCGTCTCAGTACGGTAACGAGAAATCTCTCGCCGGTTTTACTTTCTTCTCTACTCAAACGAAGGAACATTttgcgaaaacattttcttcaatgtTCAATGCTCTGTCTAGCACCGATGCTGACTCTGACATAAATCTCTACATAAATGACATTTGAAAAGTGAGCATTGATGTGGGAAAACATTCTCCTagtttttccaatattttctgggaaaatatttacacaaattctggaaaatatgaaaaaatctaGCAGAATGTTGGAAAGCGTTTTCCAAAAACAACCTCAACTCTAAGCTCTAATGTGCAACGATTACTAAGTAGAGATGATGTATTCCGTGTTGGTTTTTAGTGAATCGTAACACGTAAATCTAACATGgcgaattttgaaaacaaagaaataattCCAAACCGAAGAAGTAGCAATAGTAGAGCGACTATAGTAATCTGTTGTTAGCAACGTCAAACAAAATAGGCGGAAAGCTCTGCTTAATTATATAACAACTAATTATAACTATAACAACTACGTCGAAAAACGTAcattgaaactaatgaagtaatggATTTTGTATCAAAGGCTTGTATAGTATTTAAAGCAAAacaagtagtagatttaaaaTGATTATCACGATATTCTAAATATTTAAGTCGGTCTGTGTTAGCTTGGACTGCCTTGGAAATCGATTGCTGAACAcctaaattttaaatctttcATTGATCTGTGAATAGACTTCATTGCTTTTCAGAACGACAATTCTGATGCCGTTTATAGCTTAAAGAATTCGTGACTGGACAGACTAATGTTTAAAGTCCACTACGAACTGACAAGAGTAAGAATCGA harbors:
- the LOC119079002 gene encoding probable pseudouridine-5'-phosphatase, producing the protein MRPVSHVIFDMDGLLLDTEPIYDTVLGDIIESYDKVYSDDLKLKIMGRTDQMFAKIIVGDLSLPITEDEFLDQFYRLCRQRFLNVSLLKGAEQLIKHLHQHNVPFCLATSASLDIAEIKMRSHQHLFDLFSHKVMGSTDPEVKHGKPAPDIFLIAASRFATKPSASDCLVFEDAPNGVKAAVAAGMQCVMVPDVIIADEQRKEATLVLNSLAEFQPEVFGLPPFE